One Gordonia sp. SID5947 genomic region harbors:
- a CDS encoding ATP-binding cassette domain-containing protein, which yields MAEQSGGPTGPGSRLPATTDDREAQTHAFADPSAAPRHAAVVADEAPTSRLRSASGDDSGPSAAADSSDVASGWTIVDPATKASLTSASSEGVSSTSPATPAADPAAGPAEDGTASTPPAIEVVNLHKRFGDNVAVENVSFSVARGSILALLGPNGAGKTTTVNMLCTLLKPDGGSAVVDGHDVTTDAAGVRRSIMLTGQFAALDEALSGRDNLILFGRLMGLPRAAARSRADELLASFELTAAAKRKVGEYSGGMRRRIDIACGLVTQPSIVFLDEPTTGLDPRSRQEVWKLVESLRRQGVTTLLTTQYLEEADTLSDHIVVIDKGRVIASGTADELKAATGASHYQVTPTDPDDLHRLLGCLLASSDTGTPGISSAEIPAAGGPDEVATFVTVPATAGADTLVEIVQRTKDAGIRLSDVALCRPSLDEVFLALTDPANTTAAAPTSHDDQSPAR from the coding sequence ATGGCCGAGCAGTCCGGCGGGCCCACGGGCCCCGGTAGCCGCCTGCCCGCCACCACCGACGACCGGGAAGCGCAGACGCACGCTTTCGCCGACCCATCCGCCGCACCCCGACACGCAGCCGTCGTCGCCGACGAGGCACCGACATCGCGCCTCCGTTCGGCATCCGGCGATGATTCCGGTCCGTCGGCCGCCGCCGACTCATCCGACGTCGCATCGGGCTGGACCATCGTCGACCCGGCCACCAAGGCATCCCTCACCTCGGCATCCTCCGAGGGGGTGTCCTCGACCTCGCCGGCAACACCGGCTGCCGACCCCGCCGCGGGGCCCGCCGAGGACGGAACCGCCTCGACACCGCCCGCCATCGAGGTCGTCAACCTGCACAAGCGATTCGGCGACAACGTCGCGGTCGAGAACGTCAGCTTCTCGGTCGCGAGGGGTTCCATCCTCGCGCTGCTCGGCCCCAACGGCGCGGGCAAGACGACCACCGTCAACATGCTGTGCACCCTGCTCAAACCCGACGGCGGCAGCGCGGTCGTCGACGGCCACGACGTGACGACAGACGCCGCGGGGGTCCGTCGATCGATCATGCTGACCGGCCAGTTCGCCGCACTCGACGAAGCACTCAGCGGCCGGGACAACCTGATCCTGTTCGGCCGCCTGATGGGTCTGCCCAGAGCTGCGGCGCGGTCGAGGGCCGACGAGCTGTTGGCGTCGTTCGAGCTGACCGCGGCGGCCAAGCGGAAGGTCGGCGAGTACTCGGGCGGTATGCGCCGACGGATCGACATCGCGTGCGGTCTCGTGACGCAACCATCGATCGTCTTCCTCGACGAGCCCACCACCGGACTCGACCCGCGCAGCCGCCAGGAGGTGTGGAAGCTCGTCGAGTCGCTGCGGCGTCAAGGCGTCACCACCCTCCTGACCACGCAATATCTCGAGGAGGCCGACACCCTGTCCGACCACATCGTGGTGATCGACAAGGGTCGGGTGATCGCATCCGGAACCGCGGACGAGCTCAAGGCTGCGACGGGCGCCTCCCACTACCAGGTGACACCCACCGATCCGGACGACCTGCATCGCCTGCTCGGATGCCTGCTCGCGTCCTCGGACACCGGCACCCCCGGCATCTCATCGGCCGAGATCCCGGCGGCCGGCGGACCCGACGAGGTCGCGACCTTCGTCACGGTGCCCGCCACAGCCGGGGCCGACACGCTGGTCGAGATCGTGCAGCGCACCAAAGACGCCGGCATCCGCCTGTCCGATGTGGCACTGTGCCGTCCGAGTCTCGACGAGGTCTTTCTCGCGCTCACCGATCCGGCGAACACGACGGCGGCCGCGCCGACTTCCCACGACGACCAGAGTCCCGCAAGATGA